A DNA window from Akkermansiaceae bacterium contains the following coding sequences:
- a CDS encoding MFS transporter — MAPVSQEDPSFRSAQRRVLGAVMFCYLFYYTGRQTFGFAIPGIQAELGLDKHTLGWVSAAMLWAYALGQAINGNLGDRFGGRRMMTLGAVLSVALNWMTSLGTGFRSLLVAWSANGLAQSMGWAPGSRLVANWFGKHERGKAFGFYLLAAGLSSVLSYVTSLVILDVLHLNWRWIFRLPVMLMLLGGIVVWLVARDRPSKAGFVDFHDEPNDDKVQPEEETSWSRYKAALTNGRLLLAGLAIGFQNSVRYGLLIWVPVHFLGDNFRSNPAGKWISIALPVGMALGAVTTGWISDRFCNSRRSGIIMAFMTLAAVSAMGMYLLPQGHWLGLPVLFLCGFFAYGPQAAFWALAPDLLGRARSGTAVGVMNCFAYAMAGLAEPFIGWMVEKNPWSATPGVENTALIFPLVAAAAVLSALLASGIRR; from the coding sequence ATGGCCCCTGTCTCCCAGGAAGATCCCTCGTTCCGGTCCGCGCAGAGGCGCGTGCTGGGCGCGGTGATGTTCTGCTACCTGTTCTACTACACCGGCAGGCAGACCTTCGGCTTCGCCATCCCGGGCATCCAGGCGGAGCTGGGGCTGGACAAGCACACGCTCGGCTGGGTCAGCGCGGCCATGCTGTGGGCCTACGCGCTGGGGCAGGCGATCAATGGCAACCTGGGCGACCGCTTCGGCGGACGGCGGATGATGACCCTGGGTGCGGTGCTTTCCGTCGCGCTCAACTGGATGACCAGTCTGGGCACCGGCTTCCGCTCGTTGTTGGTCGCGTGGAGCGCCAACGGCCTGGCGCAAAGCATGGGCTGGGCGCCGGGGAGCCGGCTGGTGGCGAACTGGTTCGGCAAGCACGAGCGGGGGAAAGCTTTCGGCTTCTACCTGCTGGCGGCGGGGCTTTCCTCGGTCCTGTCTTACGTCACCTCGCTGGTGATCCTGGACGTGTTGCATCTGAACTGGCGGTGGATCTTCCGGCTGCCGGTGATGCTCATGCTGCTGGGCGGGATCGTGGTCTGGCTGGTGGCGCGGGACCGTCCGTCAAAGGCGGGTTTTGTCGATTTCCATGACGAGCCGAACGACGACAAGGTGCAGCCGGAGGAGGAAACATCGTGGAGCCGCTACAAGGCCGCGCTGACGAACGGGCGGCTGCTGCTCGCCGGGCTGGCCATCGGCTTCCAGAACTCCGTGCGCTACGGGCTGCTCATCTGGGTGCCGGTGCATTTCCTGGGCGACAACTTCAGGAGCAACCCTGCGGGCAAATGGATCAGCATCGCGCTGCCGGTGGGCATGGCGCTGGGTGCGGTGACCACCGGCTGGATCTCCGACCGGTTCTGCAACTCCCGCCGCTCCGGCATCATTATGGCCTTCATGACGCTGGCGGCGGTGTCCGCCATGGGCATGTATCTGCTGCCGCAGGGCCACTGGCTGGGGCTGCCGGTTCTCTTTCTCTGCGGCTTTTTCGCCTACGGTCCGCAGGCCGCGTTCTGGGCGCTGGCTCCGGACCTGCTGGGCCGCGCCCGCTCCGGCACCGCCGTCGGGGTGATGAACTGCTTCGCCTACGCCATGGCGGGACTCGCGGAGCCGTTCATCGGCTGGATGGTGGAGAAGAACCCATGGAGCGCCACGCCCGGCGTGGAGAACACCGCGCTCATCTTCCCGCTGGTGGCCGCCGCCGCCGTGCTCAGCGCCCTGCTCGCCTCCGGCATCCGCCGCTAG
- a CDS encoding PLP-dependent aminotransferase family protein produces MAQELATPLYQQIAERMESMIEAGSLRAGDRIPSVRQLSVQHHVSVPTVMQAYTLLENRSLIEARPKSGFYVRPRFANALRAPEAAKYKSTVTCLSGFASCLSMADDMIDPSLVPFGAAAPGAELLPLDKLSRLTASIVRRSPSAAMKYDPAPGSFALRKQLSRRSLDWGCSLSPDDFVVTIGASEALHLALLATTKPGDTVIVESPAYYGTLNLMAQLKLRVVAIPACSADGIDIEAVGKALGRHRVSAILVVPSFSNPIGGLMPEANRLALLQLAEMHNVPVIEDDIYGDLPHDGPRPRCMKAMDDNDNVILCGSFSKTLAPGYRVGYIAAGKYMPRIMELKHAFNLGGSSLSALAIAEFLKTGGYERHLRKLRHTYRQQVCKMRETVAEVFPDSTKVSNPQGGFVLWVELEEGTDVLPIFRQARAAGISFAPGPLFSPDGRFTNCLRLSCGHPWSEKMEAALGTLGKIVHAAV; encoded by the coding sequence ATGGCCCAGGAACTCGCAACCCCGCTCTACCAGCAGATCGCCGAACGCATGGAATCCATGATCGAGGCCGGTTCCCTGCGTGCCGGGGACCGCATCCCCTCCGTACGCCAGCTCAGCGTCCAGCACCATGTCAGCGTGCCGACCGTCATGCAGGCCTACACCTTGCTGGAGAACCGCAGCCTCATCGAAGCCCGGCCGAAGTCGGGCTTCTACGTCCGCCCGCGCTTCGCCAACGCGCTGCGCGCCCCGGAGGCGGCAAAGTACAAGTCCACCGTCACCTGCCTTTCCGGCTTCGCTTCCTGCCTGTCCATGGCGGATGACATGATCGACCCGTCGCTGGTACCCTTCGGCGCGGCGGCTCCCGGTGCGGAACTGCTGCCGCTGGACAAGCTTTCGCGGCTGACCGCATCCATCGTCCGCCGTTCCCCGTCCGCGGCGATGAAATATGATCCCGCTCCCGGCAGCTTCGCGCTGCGGAAGCAACTCAGCCGCCGCTCCCTGGACTGGGGGTGCAGCCTCTCGCCGGATGACTTCGTGGTGACCATCGGTGCCAGCGAGGCACTCCATCTCGCCCTGCTGGCGACGACCAAGCCGGGGGACACCGTGATCGTGGAATCCCCCGCCTACTACGGCACGCTGAACCTGATGGCGCAGTTGAAGCTCCGCGTGGTCGCCATCCCGGCCTGCTCGGCGGACGGCATCGACATCGAAGCCGTCGGCAAGGCACTGGGCCGTCATCGTGTATCCGCCATCCTGGTGGTGCCGAGTTTTTCCAACCCCATCGGCGGGCTGATGCCGGAGGCCAACCGCCTCGCCCTGCTGCAACTGGCGGAGATGCACAATGTCCCGGTCATCGAGGATGACATCTACGGCGACCTGCCGCACGACGGGCCGCGCCCGCGCTGCATGAAGGCGATGGATGACAACGACAACGTGATCCTCTGCGGGTCTTTCTCGAAGACGCTGGCCCCCGGCTACCGGGTGGGCTACATCGCCGCCGGGAAGTATATGCCGCGCATCATGGAGCTGAAGCACGCCTTCAACCTGGGCGGCTCATCGCTTTCCGCGCTGGCCATCGCGGAGTTCCTGAAGACCGGCGGCTATGAACGCCACCTGCGGAAGCTGCGCCACACCTACCGCCAGCAGGTCTGCAAGATGCGGGAAACGGTGGCCGAGGTGTTCCCGGACTCGACGAAGGTCAGCAACCCGCAGGGCGGATTCGTACTGTGGGTGGAACTGGAGGAAGGCACCGACGTGCTGCCCATCTTCCGGCAGGCCCGCGCCGCGGGCATCTCGTTCGCCCCCGGCCCGCTGTTCTCACCGGACGGACGTTTCACCAACTGCCTGCGCCTGAGCTGCGGCCATCCATGGAGCGAAAAGATGGAAGCCGCGCTGGGCACGCTGGGCAAGATCGTCCACGCGGCGGTGTGA
- a CDS encoding FAD-dependent oxidoreductase, producing the protein MRNFIPAFTLSGLLLASTGFGAEPEKYDLVIYGGSSAAVAAAVQAKKMGRSVVVIEPSDRIGGLTTGGLGQTDIGNKHVIGGISRDFYRAVRTWYLKPEAWKWEQKPEGGAFRGTGQSQTAAEEDTLWTFEPSTALAIYHDWVKQHDIKIIYGERLNRKGETKSKDNGSGYWTAAPGTVAEGVVKDGNRITEIVMESGKRFAGKFFMDATYEGDLMASGGVAYTVGREGFDVYQETLNGVQTKRAKHHQLADGVDPYVKPGDPSSGLLPWVDTTGPQAEGASDHRMQAFCFRMCLTDVKENQIPFHKPEGYDEQWYELLFRHFEKGGGEGRFPWINSLMPNRKTDTNNRDGFSTDFIGQNYEWPEGSFDKRKEIRAKHLLYQQGVMWSLANHPRVPERVRAEVSKWGMTKDEFTDGAGWQGQIYVREGRRMISDLVMLQQHCQQERPVEDSVGMGAYTMDSHHVRRHIDENGQVKNEGDVQVGGFPPYPISYRSIIPREQECANLVVPIALSSSHMAFGSIRMEPVFMILGQSGATAVSHAIDAGTTLQKVDYAKLRERLLADGQVLNYTAPPKDRTKLKDIKSFKGTIVDDMAAKMTGDWAPSVLLAGVGEGTHHDHAAGNGKASAKFTAKLPKAGTYDVQVAYVANGNRADNVPVTIAAKDGEKQATLNQKKAPAIDGSFTSVGRFEFDGEGSVTITNKDTNGHVVIDAVRWMPVE; encoded by the coding sequence ATGCGCAACTTCATACCTGCCTTCACCCTTTCGGGCCTCCTGCTCGCCAGCACCGGCTTCGGCGCGGAGCCGGAGAAATACGACCTCGTCATCTACGGCGGATCCAGCGCGGCGGTGGCGGCGGCGGTGCAGGCGAAGAAGATGGGCCGCAGTGTGGTCGTGATCGAGCCGTCCGACCGGATCGGAGGGCTGACCACCGGCGGCCTCGGCCAGACGGACATCGGCAACAAGCACGTCATCGGCGGCATTTCCCGGGATTTCTACCGCGCTGTCCGCACCTGGTATCTGAAGCCGGAAGCATGGAAGTGGGAGCAAAAGCCGGAGGGCGGTGCCTTCCGCGGCACCGGCCAGAGCCAAACCGCGGCGGAGGAGGACACGCTGTGGACCTTCGAGCCATCGACCGCGCTCGCCATCTACCATGACTGGGTGAAGCAGCATGACATCAAGATCATCTACGGCGAGCGGCTGAACCGGAAGGGCGAGACAAAGAGCAAGGACAACGGCTCCGGCTACTGGACCGCCGCGCCCGGCACGGTGGCGGAGGGCGTGGTGAAGGACGGCAACCGCATCACCGAGATCGTGATGGAGTCCGGCAAGCGTTTCGCCGGGAAGTTCTTCATGGACGCCACCTATGAAGGCGACCTCATGGCCTCCGGCGGCGTCGCCTATACCGTCGGCCGCGAGGGCTTCGATGTTTACCAGGAAACACTCAATGGCGTGCAGACGAAGCGGGCGAAACACCACCAACTCGCTGACGGCGTGGATCCCTACGTGAAGCCGGGCGATCCTTCCAGCGGCCTGCTGCCGTGGGTGGACACCACCGGCCCGCAGGCGGAAGGCGCGAGCGACCACCGCATGCAGGCGTTCTGCTTCCGCATGTGCCTGACGGATGTGAAGGAAAACCAGATCCCCTTCCACAAGCCGGAGGGCTATGACGAGCAGTGGTACGAGCTGCTTTTCCGCCACTTCGAGAAAGGCGGCGGCGAGGGACGTTTCCCATGGATCAACTCCCTGATGCCGAACCGCAAGACGGACACGAACAACCGCGACGGCTTCTCCACCGACTTCATCGGCCAGAACTACGAGTGGCCGGAAGGTTCCTTTGACAAGCGCAAGGAGATCCGCGCGAAGCACCTGCTCTATCAGCAAGGCGTGATGTGGAGCCTGGCGAACCACCCGCGCGTGCCGGAGCGCGTGCGGGCGGAGGTTTCCAAGTGGGGCATGACGAAGGACGAGTTCACCGATGGCGCAGGCTGGCAGGGACAGATCTACGTCCGGGAAGGCCGCCGCATGATCTCAGACCTGGTGATGCTGCAGCAGCACTGCCAGCAGGAACGCCCGGTGGAGGACTCCGTGGGCATGGGTGCCTACACCATGGACTCCCACCATGTCCGTCGTCACATCGACGAGAACGGACAGGTGAAGAACGAGGGCGACGTCCAGGTGGGCGGCTTCCCTCCCTACCCCATCAGCTACCGCAGCATCATCCCGCGTGAGCAGGAGTGCGCGAACCTGGTGGTCCCCATCGCCCTCAGTTCCTCCCACATGGCCTTCGGCAGCATCCGCATGGAACCGGTGTTCATGATCCTGGGCCAGAGCGGCGCCACCGCCGTCAGCCACGCCATCGACGCCGGCACCACCCTGCAGAAGGTGGACTATGCGAAGCTGCGCGAGCGCCTGCTGGCGGACGGACAGGTCCTCAACTACACCGCCCCGCCGAAGGACCGCACCAAGCTGAAGGACATCAAATCATTCAAAGGCACCATCGTGGATGACATGGCCGCGAAGATGACCGGCGACTGGGCCCCGTCAGTGCTCCTCGCCGGTGTGGGCGAAGGCACCCACCACGACCACGCCGCGGGCAATGGCAAGGCATCCGCGAAATTCACCGCCAAGCTGCCGAAGGCCGGCACCTATGATGTGCAGGTCGCCTATGTGGCGAACGGCAACCGCGCGGACAACGTGCCGGTGACCATCGCCGCCAAGGACGGTGAGAAGCAAGCCACGCTCAACCAGAAGAAGGCACCCGCCATTGACGGCAGCTTCACCTCCGTCGGCCGCTTCGAGTTCGACGGCGAAGGCAGCGTCACCATCACCAACAAGGACACCAACGGCCACGTCGTCATCGACGCCGTCCGCTGGATGCCGGTGGAGTGA
- the phnA gene encoding phosphonoacetate hydrolase, whose translation MHSTTPFTVNGRTYQPPAAPIVVICLDGCANEYLDAALLRGRMPNLSRMILSGWRGLARAAMPTFTNVNNTSIVTGRPPSVHGIGGNFFYDTHSGEEVMMNSSRFVRVETLFPAAAKTGRKVAVVTAKEKLRDIFAAGLITEGGIAFSSEKAADAVEETHGIGNVTDIVGPKPEIYSGDASVYVFKAGVALLERGMADFLYLSTTDFMQHKYAPEAEEILDFHAQIDAELGRLLELGAVIGFTADHGMNAKQKADGTPNVIYLETELVEEFGDGFRVILPITDPYVVHHGALGSFAQVHVPEHLSIAEVQSWIRAKQGVTECHDRETAARLMELPSDRMGDLVVASGRDVVLGRTPEHHDLSALEGGLRSHGGRYEEMVPLIFSRPLSPEHAALAAGDPRNFDIFDFTINGTR comes from the coding sequence ATGCACTCCACCACTCCTTTCACCGTCAACGGCCGCACCTACCAACCACCGGCGGCCCCCATCGTGGTCATCTGCCTGGACGGCTGCGCGAACGAATACCTGGACGCCGCCCTCCTCCGCGGACGGATGCCGAACCTTTCCCGCATGATCCTCTCCGGCTGGCGGGGGCTAGCCCGCGCGGCGATGCCGACCTTCACGAACGTGAACAACACCAGCATCGTCACCGGCAGGCCTCCGTCCGTCCACGGCATCGGCGGGAATTTTTTCTACGATACCCATAGTGGTGAGGAGGTGATGATGAACTCTTCCCGCTTCGTCCGGGTGGAGACGCTCTTTCCCGCCGCCGCGAAGACTGGGCGGAAGGTCGCGGTGGTCACGGCGAAGGAAAAGCTGCGCGACATCTTCGCCGCCGGCCTCATCACGGAGGGCGGCATCGCCTTCTCCTCGGAAAAGGCGGCGGACGCGGTGGAGGAAACGCACGGCATCGGGAATGTGACGGACATCGTCGGGCCAAAGCCGGAGATCTACAGCGGTGACGCCAGCGTCTATGTTTTCAAGGCGGGCGTGGCCCTGCTGGAGCGCGGGATGGCGGACTTCCTCTACCTCTCCACGACGGACTTCATGCAGCACAAATACGCTCCGGAGGCAGAGGAGATCCTGGACTTCCACGCGCAGATCGATGCGGAGCTGGGCCGTCTGCTGGAGCTGGGCGCGGTCATCGGCTTCACCGCGGACCACGGCATGAACGCGAAGCAGAAGGCGGACGGCACGCCGAACGTGATCTATCTGGAGACCGAGCTGGTGGAGGAATTCGGCGATGGCTTCCGGGTCATCCTGCCGATCACCGATCCGTACGTGGTCCACCATGGCGCGCTGGGTTCCTTCGCGCAGGTGCATGTGCCGGAGCATCTTTCCATCGCGGAGGTCCAGTCGTGGATCCGGGCGAAGCAGGGCGTGACGGAGTGCCACGACCGTGAGACCGCCGCCCGCCTGATGGAACTGCCATCCGACAGGATGGGTGATCTGGTGGTCGCCTCCGGACGGGATGTGGTGCTGGGCCGGACGCCGGAGCACCATGATCTCAGCGCGCTGGAAGGCGGGCTGCGCAGCCACGGCGGGCGCTATGAGGAAATGGTGCCGCTGATCTTCAGCCGCCCGCTTTCCCCGGAGCACGCCGCGCTGGCCGCAGGGGACCCGAGGAACTTCGACATCTTCGACTTCACCATCAACGGCACCCGCTGA
- a CDS encoding DUF2917 domain-containing protein, translated as MQLVLPPLPFLRRLSCACFGARAGSVRLSRELSERETVRLSPVRRLLVSCSEGTVWITSGRSGEGDVVLKSGDRFTVAAGSSVVIEGLQASRIEVGAC; from the coding sequence ATGCAACTGGTGCTGCCTCCGCTTCCGTTTCTCCGCCGCCTTTCCTGTGCCTGCTTCGGCGCACGGGCGGGGAGTGTCCGCCTGTCGCGGGAGCTTTCCGAACGGGAAACCGTGCGGCTCTCCCCCGTGCGGCGGCTACTGGTGAGCTGCAGTGAGGGCACCGTCTGGATCACCAGCGGCAGGAGCGGCGAGGGGGATGTGGTGCTGAAATCCGGCGACCGTTTCACGGTGGCCGCCGGATCATCAGTGGTCATCGAGGGCCTGCAGGCATCCCGCATCGAGGTGGGAGCCTGCTGA
- a CDS encoding cupin domain-containing protein, which yields MNLVELAQRLKDARLQRGLTLDEVSERSGLAKGLLSKVENFRVTPTLVTLSKLTEALGLKLSDLLDGLDEKPSISVVRRGERQVIERNRAQTDDPRLNNYYESLVARGADRAMEPFEIRVPAMGGRQEALQHEGEEFLMVLEGEVKFLFGDEIIALKEGDSIYFDAEANHRLYNDTTKDARVVSVMCFGGRVRR from the coding sequence GTGAACCTGGTCGAACTCGCCCAACGCCTCAAGGACGCCCGCCTCCAGCGCGGACTCACGCTGGATGAAGTGTCGGAGCGGTCCGGACTGGCCAAGGGCCTGCTGTCCAAGGTGGAGAACTTCCGCGTCACCCCGACGCTGGTCACCCTCTCCAAGCTGACCGAGGCGCTGGGCCTGAAACTTTCCGACCTGCTGGATGGCTTGGATGAAAAGCCGTCCATCAGTGTCGTGCGGCGCGGGGAGAGGCAGGTCATCGAGCGCAACCGCGCGCAGACGGACGACCCGCGGCTCAACAACTACTATGAGTCCCTCGTCGCCCGCGGCGCGGACCGCGCGATGGAGCCGTTCGAGATCCGCGTCCCCGCGATGGGCGGCAGGCAGGAGGCGCTGCAGCATGAGGGCGAGGAGTTCCTCATGGTGCTGGAGGGCGAGGTGAAATTCCTCTTCGGGGATGAGATCATCGCCTTGAAGGAAGGGGACAGCATCTACTTCGATGCAGAGGCGAACCACCGTCTCTACAATGACACCACGAAGGATGCCCGGGTCGTGAGCGTGATGTGCTTCGGCGGGCGGGTGAGGAGATAG
- a CDS encoding DUF4407 domain-containing protein, translating to MHAIKRAFFWLSGAGTHTLEQCPNWEQRKYVAFGATVLVPCMFAFIACAYALSTLTDNARVIYPVAAVWAFIILTIDRALLAGYRPYLSFVRKGAQFSLRLLVAILMGITIAHPLVLLLFRDTVSSVIEKDRAAEIEVVRSGFETEKEKVRANLTKLEAAIAEQRQKWNESFQAKFILQENENADAAIPGLTAEQQKELKAAIDEGTAPFRERLTVVDKQFEELSPQYAKLQTELGFWQAEFERELNGQRSGLSGEGPRARSIRADQLEPRREESKRMGALLEHLTAEKANLQTQSRQAEATAIGGFEAKLAEIEKANQAEAARVAGLKQKVEEDQAEQFVTQQNALRETIKQQIDSRIKELEGVQGELTAVVAEESDRLAAIRAEPRKDILTQTLALHALFEAGSEGGQFAFYTYLILTALFMLVDTIPLIVKFFTKPGPYDSLVDRDEISFESEHKAYKQSRSRYMEQLSSGNLIAVTRNQRLEHALVDGVEHTRAAREFLDSLIEMERAFADKMKMEEQNIGIAESHKREALEAIKQRFYADLNHRMEVFFSARHA from the coding sequence ATGCACGCCATCAAACGCGCCTTCTTCTGGCTCTCCGGGGCCGGCACCCACACCCTCGAACAATGCCCGAACTGGGAACAACGGAAATACGTCGCCTTCGGCGCGACGGTGCTCGTCCCGTGCATGTTCGCGTTCATCGCCTGCGCCTACGCGCTCTCCACGCTGACGGACAACGCGCGGGTGATCTACCCGGTGGCCGCCGTGTGGGCGTTCATCATCCTAACCATCGACCGTGCCCTGCTCGCCGGTTACCGGCCGTATCTTTCCTTCGTGCGGAAGGGGGCGCAGTTCAGCCTGCGTCTGCTGGTGGCCATCCTCATGGGTATCACCATCGCCCACCCGCTGGTGCTCCTGCTGTTCCGCGACACCGTTTCCTCGGTGATCGAGAAGGACCGCGCGGCGGAGATCGAGGTGGTCCGCTCCGGCTTTGAAACGGAGAAGGAAAAGGTCCGCGCCAACCTGACCAAGCTGGAAGCCGCCATCGCGGAACAGCGGCAGAAGTGGAACGAGTCGTTCCAGGCGAAGTTCATCCTCCAGGAAAACGAGAACGCGGACGCCGCCATCCCCGGCCTGACCGCGGAGCAGCAGAAGGAACTGAAGGCGGCCATCGACGAAGGCACCGCGCCATTCCGCGAGCGTCTCACGGTGGTGGACAAGCAGTTCGAGGAACTGAGTCCGCAGTATGCGAAGCTCCAGACGGAGCTGGGCTTCTGGCAGGCGGAGTTCGAGCGGGAGCTGAACGGCCAGCGTTCCGGCCTGTCCGGGGAGGGGCCGCGCGCGCGCTCCATCCGGGCGGACCAACTGGAACCGCGCCGGGAGGAGTCGAAGCGCATGGGTGCGCTCCTGGAACACCTCACCGCGGAAAAGGCGAACCTCCAGACCCAGTCGCGCCAGGCGGAGGCCACGGCCATCGGTGGCTTCGAGGCGAAGCTTGCGGAGATCGAGAAAGCGAACCAGGCGGAGGCTGCCCGCGTCGCCGGACTGAAGCAGAAGGTGGAAGAAGATCAGGCGGAGCAGTTCGTCACCCAGCAGAACGCGCTGCGGGAAACCATCAAGCAGCAGATCGACAGCCGCATCAAGGAACTGGAAGGGGTGCAGGGGGAACTGACCGCCGTCGTCGCGGAGGAGTCGGACCGTCTGGCCGCCATCCGTGCGGAGCCGCGTAAGGACATCCTGACCCAGACCCTCGCGCTGCACGCGTTGTTCGAGGCCGGCAGCGAGGGCGGACAGTTCGCCTTCTACACCTACCTCATCCTCACCGCCCTCTTCATGCTGGTGGACACCATCCCGCTCATCGTGAAGTTCTTCACCAAGCCGGGTCCGTATGACTCCCTGGTGGACCGGGATGAGATTTCCTTCGAGTCCGAACACAAGGCCTACAAGCAGAGCCGCAGCCGGTATATGGAGCAGCTCTCCAGCGGCAACCTCATCGCCGTCACCCGCAACCAACGGCTGGAACACGCGCTGGTCGATGGCGTGGAGCACACCCGCGCCGCGCGGGAGTTCCTTGATTCATTGATCGAGATGGAGCGTGCCTTCGCCGACAAGATGAAGATGGAGGAGCAGAACATCGGCATCGCGGAAAGCCACAAGCGCGAGGCGCTGGAAGCCATCAAGCAACGTTTCTACGCCGACCTCAACCACCGCATGGAGGTCTTCTTCAGCGCACGCCACGCTTGA
- a CDS encoding alkaline phosphatase D family protein, producing the protein MNPQAPDSSSPSAVSRRKFVAAAITCAAAASVRAAESPDEAPNANLGPIVGHTEADRCVIWMRVRQPGNYILELSPESGGDPVRVEQTATEAMDFCLHWKVEGLRAGTRYRYQILSNGKPVREDEGQFFTTPQSPEKPAKVRFAISSCAREDAGSRDVWTRIATEKVDAVMLLGDTPYIDSTKLDVQMRRHAEFAAVEEYQSLLKGTPCWWTWDDHDFAANDSDGRVTGKENSRTAYCRHRPQWTCGHGDQGIYTSFRYGPVEVFLLDARWFSRTEPSPVDPAKPSLLGAKQWEWLKQGLKDSTAPFKFLACGMIWDDKDNRESDDWGTYVHERQALEAWIAEHRISGVVLMGGDIHASRVLRYKGTEKTAGYRMVQFIASPIHHKVIPSLNIYHPDLVRSAVEPHVFLLVEVDSTVAPAALRAELVNRRGERVFTYNLTLDELTPA; encoded by the coding sequence ATGAACCCGCAAGCGCCCGATTCCTCCTCGCCGTCCGCCGTCAGCCGCCGGAAGTTCGTGGCAGCCGCCATCACTTGCGCCGCCGCGGCTTCCGTCAGGGCGGCGGAAAGTCCTGACGAGGCTCCGAATGCCAATCTGGGGCCGATTGTCGGCCACACGGAGGCGGATCGCTGCGTGATCTGGATGCGCGTCCGCCAGCCCGGAAATTATATCTTGGAACTGAGCCCGGAGTCCGGTGGTGATCCGGTGAGGGTGGAACAGACCGCCACTGAGGCCATGGATTTCTGCCTCCACTGGAAGGTTGAGGGCCTCAGGGCCGGGACCCGCTATCGTTACCAGATATTGTCGAACGGGAAACCTGTGAGGGAGGATGAGGGCCAATTTTTCACCACCCCACAATCTCCGGAAAAGCCGGCGAAGGTCCGCTTTGCCATCAGTTCCTGCGCCCGGGAGGATGCCGGGAGCCGCGATGTCTGGACGCGCATCGCTACAGAGAAAGTGGATGCCGTCATGCTTCTGGGGGACACGCCCTACATCGACAGCACGAAGCTGGACGTGCAGATGCGGCGGCATGCGGAATTCGCCGCGGTGGAGGAATACCAGTCGCTGCTGAAAGGCACCCCGTGCTGGTGGACCTGGGACGATCATGACTTCGCCGCGAATGACTCCGACGGCCGCGTGACGGGCAAGGAGAACAGCCGCACCGCCTACTGCCGCCACCGTCCGCAGTGGACCTGCGGCCACGGGGACCAAGGAATCTACACTTCCTTCCGCTACGGGCCGGTGGAGGTGTTCTTGCTCGATGCGCGGTGGTTCTCCCGCACGGAACCGTCGCCGGTGGATCCGGCCAAGCCGTCGCTGCTCGGCGCGAAGCAGTGGGAGTGGCTGAAGCAGGGACTGAAGGACTCCACCGCTCCCTTCAAGTTCCTGGCCTGCGGGATGATCTGGGATGACAAGGACAACCGGGAGAGTGACGACTGGGGCACCTACGTCCATGAACGGCAGGCGCTGGAGGCATGGATCGCGGAACACCGCATCTCCGGCGTGGTGCTGATGGGCGGCGACATCCACGCCAGCCGCGTGCTGCGCTACAAGGGGACGGAGAAAACCGCCGGCTACCGGATGGTGCAGTTCATCGCCTCTCCCATCCACCACAAGGTCATCCCGTCGCTGAACATCTACCACCCGGACTTGGTCCGCAGCGCAGTGGAGCCGCATGTTTTCCTGCTGGTGGAGGTGGACTCCACCGTCGCGCCCGCCGCCCTCCGCGCGGAACTGGTGAACCGCCGCGGCGAGCGCGTCTTCACCTACAACCTCACCCTCGATGAACTCACCCCAGCCTGA
- a CDS encoding GNAT family N-acetyltransferase has protein sequence MSLVVARASEEERPILDRLLQLYLHELASHDHSPIGDDGLFEYRWRDLYWSSPHRHPYLLRFEEKLAGFALVRSREEGEVGEWQWQIAEFFILPAFRERKIGSMSAHTLLLTRAGMWEVPYDVSNVAARRFWASVAACRDSTAKAIPAGMGRECFLLRTTEGKAGKSPLRTEL, from the coding sequence ATGAGCTTGGTTGTGGCCAGAGCATCCGAGGAAGAGCGACCGATCTTGGACCGGCTGTTGCAGCTCTACCTTCATGAACTTGCGAGCCATGATCATTCCCCGATCGGGGATGACGGTTTGTTCGAATATCGGTGGCGGGATCTCTACTGGAGCAGTCCTCATCGACATCCGTATCTTCTCCGATTCGAAGAAAAGTTGGCCGGTTTCGCTCTCGTGCGATCACGGGAAGAAGGCGAGGTTGGTGAGTGGCAATGGCAAATCGCGGAGTTCTTCATTCTCCCGGCTTTCAGGGAGAGAAAGATCGGCTCCATGAGTGCTCATACCCTCTTGCTGACACGGGCTGGCATGTGGGAGGTTCCGTATGATGTCTCCAACGTGGCGGCCCGACGATTTTGGGCCTCGGTAGCGGCATGTCGTGATTCGACGGCGAAGGCGATCCCGGCAGGGATGGGGCGGGAATGTTTTCTTCTCAGGACAACGGAGGGAAAGGCTGGCAAATCGCCGCTGCGGACGGAGCTTTGA